One region of Skermanella mucosa genomic DNA includes:
- a CDS encoding manganese efflux pump MntP, whose protein sequence is MFGATSFALAFSLSMDSFAAALGRGAAHSRPGLPEAFRVGATFGACQLLMSVVGWAVGVSFAEAVQGVDHWIAFALLLLIGGSMVRNALAGEADDGAAARRSGWLSLLATGVATSIDASAVGVGLAMADLDIVVTATIVGLVTFLMGFGGVMLGHMAGPLLGRRAELIGGLGLIGIGTKILLEHLKS, encoded by the coding sequence ATGTTCGGCGCCACGTCGTTCGCGCTCGCCTTCAGCCTTTCCATGGATTCCTTCGCCGCAGCATTGGGACGCGGCGCCGCCCATTCGCGGCCCGGCCTGCCCGAGGCGTTTCGCGTCGGGGCCACTTTCGGCGCGTGCCAGCTCCTGATGTCGGTGGTCGGCTGGGCGGTCGGCGTGTCCTTCGCCGAGGCGGTCCAGGGCGTCGACCATTGGATCGCCTTCGCGCTGCTTCTTCTCATCGGCGGCAGCATGGTCCGCAACGCGCTGGCGGGAGAAGCCGACGACGGTGCCGCGGCCCGGCGATCCGGCTGGCTGTCTCTGCTGGCGACCGGCGTCGCCACGAGCATCGACGCCAGCGCGGTCGGCGTCGGCCTCGCCATGGCCGACCTGGACATCGTGGTGACGGCGACGATCGTGGGTCTCGTGACTTTCCTGATGGGGTTCGGCGGCGTCATGCTGGGCCACATGGCCGGCCCGCTCCTCGGGCGCCGCGCCGAATTGATCGGGGGGCTTGGCCTGATCGGCATCGGCACCAAGATCCTACTCGAACACCTGAAGTCATGA
- a CDS encoding tellurite resistance TerB family protein codes for MANLTKVLGTMLVSGLAGRTGGRGAALATAAPMLLGGGRTKAGMGLGGKAGMAALAYLAYKAYRDSGSGGQAASTPAEPTQKTGASGPFAPIFDALGVFQPTKEVPAEPRMDEDQALLLIRAMISAANADGQITAEERQRIVQHLDKAGAGPEERQIVEQEIRQPRSTDDIIRQVRDQDTAEQVYLASEIAIRGGSETERRYLDFLASRLNIPDARRRELDSVAS; via the coding sequence ATGGCCAATCTGACCAAGGTGCTCGGCACGATGCTGGTATCCGGGCTCGCGGGACGGACCGGCGGTCGCGGCGCCGCGCTGGCGACCGCCGCGCCGATGCTGCTCGGCGGCGGCAGGACGAAGGCCGGCATGGGCCTGGGCGGCAAGGCCGGCATGGCCGCGCTGGCCTATCTCGCCTACAAGGCCTACCGGGACAGCGGCAGCGGCGGGCAGGCCGCGTCCACACCGGCGGAGCCGACGCAGAAGACGGGCGCCAGCGGTCCCTTCGCCCCGATCTTCGACGCCCTGGGGGTGTTCCAGCCGACCAAGGAAGTGCCGGCGGAACCCCGCATGGACGAGGACCAGGCCCTGTTGCTGATTCGCGCCATGATCTCCGCGGCGAACGCCGACGGCCAGATCACCGCCGAGGAGCGCCAGCGCATCGTGCAGCACCTGGACAAGGCCGGCGCCGGACCGGAGGAGCGGCAGATCGTCGAGCAGGAGATCCGCCAGCCCCGCTCGACCGACGACATCATCCGCCAGGTCAGGGACCAGGACACCGCCGAGCAGGTCTATCTGGCATCGGAGATCGCGATCCGCGGCGGTTCCGAGACCGAGCGGCGCTACCTGGACTTCCTGGCGAGCCGCCTGAACATTCCCGACGCCCGCCGCCGGGAACTGGACAGCGTCGCTTCCTGA
- a CDS encoding DUF6064 family protein, whose protein sequence is MSEWWTYTLSDFLLFSSRTYHRLFELHNADLWPAHLAALAVGVAILALAARGGPARGRIAAALLAACWAWVAWSFLYTRYATINWAATWFAGLFLAQAALLVLAGTLGGKLDLAAGRPWRLGLFAFALAAQPLAGVLAGRDWSQVEVFAMTPDPTAVGTLGIVALASGPWRWVLMVLPVLWCMVSGATLWTMGASDALVPPLAAMVALVIAARGNGDHDTQP, encoded by the coding sequence ATGTCGGAGTGGTGGACCTACACGCTCTCCGACTTCCTGCTGTTCTCGTCCCGGACATATCACCGCCTGTTCGAGCTTCACAACGCGGACCTGTGGCCGGCGCATCTGGCGGCGCTCGCCGTCGGCGTCGCGATCCTGGCGCTGGCTGCGCGCGGCGGCCCGGCCAGGGGCCGCATCGCCGCGGCCCTGCTGGCGGCCTGCTGGGCGTGGGTCGCCTGGAGCTTCCTTTACACCCGCTACGCCACGATCAACTGGGCGGCGACCTGGTTCGCGGGCCTGTTCCTGGCGCAAGCCGCGCTGCTGGTGCTGGCCGGCACGCTGGGCGGCAAGCTGGACCTCGCCGCCGGCCGCCCCTGGCGGCTCGGCCTGTTCGCCTTCGCCCTGGCGGCGCAGCCGCTCGCCGGCGTGCTGGCCGGACGGGACTGGTCGCAGGTGGAGGTCTTCGCCATGACGCCCGATCCCACCGCCGTCGGCACGCTCGGCATCGTGGCGCTGGCGTCCGGCCCGTGGCGGTGGGTTCTGATGGTCTTACCCGTCCTGTGGTGCATGGTCAGCGGCGCCACGCTCTGGACGATGGGAGCTTCCGACGCCCTGGTCCCGCCGCTGGCCGCCATGGTGGCGCTGGTGATCGCTGCCCGCGGAAACGGCGACCATGACACTCAACCGTAG
- a CDS encoding aldo/keto reductase, giving the protein MTETPRLSRRSLLGLMAAAGAAAVLTPSPGRAQASPPPSPPLTRPIPSSGEAMPMVGLGSWITFNVGDDPVLRDECADVMAAFFEAGGRMIDSSPMYGSSQAVIGHGLDRLGHPPALFSTDKVWISSPAAGPGQIEESRRHWGVPRFDLLQVHNLLSWERHLETLFAMKAEGRLRYVGITTSEGRRHGEFERIMRDHPLDFVQVSYNVLDREVEERILPLAAERGIGVIVNRPFRQGALTRGLEGEALPGWAAEIGCDTWAQLLLKFIVSHPAVTCAIPATTRVDHVRENMAAARGPMPDEAMRRRMAAHVEDL; this is encoded by the coding sequence ATGACCGAAACGCCGAGACTCAGCCGCCGCTCCCTGCTGGGACTGATGGCGGCGGCCGGGGCTGCGGCCGTCCTGACGCCTTCCCCGGGCAGGGCCCAGGCCTCGCCTCCGCCCTCGCCGCCGCTGACCCGGCCCATCCCGTCGAGCGGCGAGGCGATGCCGATGGTCGGCCTCGGCTCCTGGATCACCTTCAATGTGGGCGACGACCCGGTGCTGCGGGACGAGTGCGCCGACGTCATGGCCGCCTTCTTCGAGGCCGGCGGGCGGATGATCGACAGTTCGCCCATGTACGGTTCGTCCCAGGCGGTGATCGGCCACGGACTGGACCGGCTCGGCCACCCGCCGGCCCTGTTCTCGACCGACAAGGTCTGGATCTCGTCCCCCGCCGCCGGTCCCGGGCAGATCGAGGAGTCGCGCCGCCACTGGGGCGTGCCCCGGTTCGACCTGCTCCAGGTCCACAACCTGCTCTCGTGGGAGCGGCACCTGGAGACCCTGTTCGCCATGAAGGCGGAGGGCCGGCTGCGCTATGTCGGCATCACGACCTCCGAGGGCCGGCGCCACGGCGAGTTCGAGCGGATCATGCGCGACCACCCGCTCGATTTCGTCCAGGTCAGCTACAACGTGCTGGACCGCGAAGTGGAGGAGCGCATCCTGCCGCTGGCCGCCGAGCGCGGCATCGGGGTGATCGTCAACCGTCCGTTCCGCCAGGGCGCCCTGACCCGCGGGCTGGAGGGGGAGGCGCTACCCGGCTGGGCGGCTGAGATCGGGTGCGACACCTGGGCGCAGCTGCTGCTCAAGTTCATCGTCTCGCACCCGGCGGTGACCTGCGCCATCCCGGCGACAACCCGGGTCGACCATGTGCGGGAGAACATGGCCGCCGCGCGGGGACCGATGCCGGACGAGGCGATGCGCCGGCGCATGGCGGCCCATGTCGAGGATCTCTGA
- a CDS encoding phasin family protein translates to MNTFTPFKVPGFEQFKVPGFEQFKVPGFDFNAVFDIQRRNIEALTAAGQTFAQGMQTVAQRQGEIARQSMEQFQGLLSNAAPTAKVEDNIIKQADLVKAAYEKNVSNARELQDIVSKVTNEAADILSRRVVASLDEIKAVAQPKKAPERTVKAA, encoded by the coding sequence ATGAATACGTTCACTCCGTTCAAGGTTCCCGGCTTCGAGCAGTTCAAGGTTCCCGGTTTTGAACAGTTCAAGGTTCCCGGCTTCGACTTCAACGCCGTGTTCGACATCCAGCGCCGCAACATCGAGGCCCTGACCGCCGCCGGCCAGACCTTCGCCCAGGGCATGCAGACCGTTGCCCAGCGCCAGGGCGAGATCGCCCGCCAGTCCATGGAGCAGTTCCAGGGCCTCCTGTCGAACGCCGCGCCGACCGCCAAGGTCGAGGACAACATCATCAAGCAGGCCGATCTGGTCAAGGCCGCCTACGAGAAGAACGTCTCGAACGCCCGCGAGCTTCAGGACATCGTCTCCAAGGTCACCAACGAGGCTGCGGACATCCTGAGCCGCCGCGTCGTCGCCAGCCTGGACGAGATCAAGGCCGTCGCCCAGCCGAAGAAGGCCCCGGAGCGGACCGTCAAGGCCGCCTGA
- a CDS encoding NAD(P)-dependent oxidoreductase: protein MGKERIGFIGVGLMGHGMAANIVGKGYPLTVLGHRNREPVEDLKRRGAAEAGSARELAEACDIVVLCVTGSPQVEAVINGPDGLASAGKPLLIIDCSTSEPAVTTRLAAELEPKGITLIDAPLGRTPKDAWEGTLDVMVGGGAEAVARARPVLDCFAGRVIETGPTGTGHTMKLLNNFLSMGYAALYSEALTLGAKAGLTPAVFDSVIRGGRMDCGFYQTFFKYVLERDRNAHRFTLRNALKDMTYMSSFANAAGIANPLGAAVRNSYALAVTGGHGDDYVPMLSDITAGLNGISLVPEADSEGSS from the coding sequence ATGGGCAAGGAAAGAATCGGCTTCATCGGCGTCGGGCTGATGGGCCACGGCATGGCCGCCAACATCGTCGGCAAGGGCTATCCGCTGACCGTGCTCGGCCACCGCAACCGCGAGCCGGTCGAGGACCTGAAGCGGCGCGGCGCGGCCGAGGCCGGCAGCGCCCGCGAACTGGCCGAAGCCTGCGACATCGTCGTGCTCTGCGTGACCGGGAGCCCGCAGGTCGAGGCGGTGATCAACGGGCCTGACGGCCTGGCCTCGGCCGGCAAGCCGCTGCTCATCATAGACTGCTCGACGTCGGAGCCGGCGGTGACCACCCGCCTCGCGGCCGAGCTGGAGCCCAAGGGCATCACCCTGATCGACGCGCCGCTGGGCCGGACGCCCAAGGACGCCTGGGAAGGCACGCTCGACGTGATGGTGGGCGGCGGGGCGGAAGCCGTCGCGCGGGCGCGCCCGGTGCTGGACTGCTTCGCCGGCCGGGTCATCGAGACCGGGCCGACCGGGACCGGACACACGATGAAGCTGCTCAACAATTTCCTGTCGATGGGCTACGCGGCGCTCTATTCGGAGGCGCTGACCCTGGGCGCCAAGGCGGGCCTGACGCCGGCGGTGTTCGACAGCGTGATCCGGGGCGGCCGGATGGACTGCGGCTTCTACCAGACCTTCTTCAAATATGTGCTGGAGCGCGACCGGAACGCCCACCGCTTCACGCTGCGCAACGCTTTGAAGGATATGACCTACATGTCGTCCTTCGCCAACGCGGCCGGTATCGCCAACCCGCTGGGGGCGGCCGTCCGGAACTCCTACGCGCTGGCCGTCACCGGCGGGCACGGCGACGATTACGTGCCGATGCTGTCGGACATCACGGCGGGTCTCAACGGCATCTCGCTGGTGCCGGAGGCCGACTCCGAAGGATCATCATAA
- the corA gene encoding magnesium/cobalt transporter CorA: MDMVVDSALYIGGHRNRSVSIDQAEPPDQPDHFVWIGLLEPSEELLHTVQSRFGLHDLAVEDAHRAHQRPKLEAYGQSLFVVLRTAELKSGRVECGETHVFIGHGYVITVRHGASSSYAELRKRCETVPGMLGKGVDFVLYSIIDFVVDKYFPIVETLEAEVEETAAEVLTAAFSPERIARIYEIRRELQVLRRSVTPLIEMAGRLARVEVPLIDEDLKPYFRDVQDHTTRLAERIENLRELLASALEANLLIVSIRQNEVMKKLAGWAAILAVPTAIAGLYGMNFEHMPELHWRYGYPATVAVIAAVCLWLYLRFKRSGWL; the protein is encoded by the coding sequence ATGGACATGGTGGTCGACAGCGCCCTCTATATCGGGGGGCATCGCAACCGCTCGGTGAGCATCGACCAGGCGGAGCCGCCGGATCAGCCGGACCATTTCGTCTGGATCGGGCTGCTGGAGCCCAGCGAGGAGCTGCTTCACACCGTCCAGTCCCGGTTCGGCCTGCACGACCTGGCGGTGGAGGACGCCCACCGGGCGCACCAGCGGCCCAAGCTGGAGGCCTACGGGCAATCGCTGTTCGTCGTGCTGCGCACCGCCGAGCTCAAGTCGGGCCGGGTCGAGTGCGGCGAGACCCATGTCTTCATCGGGCACGGCTACGTCATCACCGTGCGCCACGGCGCATCGTCCTCCTACGCGGAACTGCGCAAGCGCTGCGAGACGGTGCCCGGGATGCTCGGCAAGGGCGTCGATTTCGTCCTCTACTCGATCATCGACTTCGTCGTGGACAAGTATTTCCCGATCGTCGAGACGCTGGAGGCGGAGGTCGAGGAGACCGCCGCGGAAGTGCTGACCGCCGCCTTCTCGCCGGAGCGGATCGCCCGCATCTACGAGATCCGGCGCGAACTCCAGGTGCTGCGCCGCTCGGTGACGCCGCTGATCGAGATGGCCGGGCGGCTCGCGCGGGTCGAGGTGCCGCTGATCGACGAGGATCTCAAGCCCTATTTCCGGGACGTGCAGGACCACACCACCCGGCTGGCGGAGCGGATCGAGAACCTGCGCGAGCTGCTGGCCTCGGCGCTGGAGGCGAACCTGCTGATCGTCTCGATCCGGCAGAACGAGGTGATGAAGAAGCTGGCCGGCTGGGCCGCCATCCTGGCGGTGCCCACCGCGATCGCCGGACTCTACGGCATGAATTTCGAGCATATGCCCGAACTGCACTGGCGCTACGGCTATCCGGCGACGGTAGCGGTCATCGCGGCGGTCTGCCTGTGGCTCTATTTGCGCTTCAAGCGGAGCGGATGGCTCTGA
- a CDS encoding serine/threonine-protein kinase, with protein MLRKKKSAYEVLIFRDEQWMLEHLLDDEDQAKSAADRLMLQPTTAGVRVTKKILRQDGGSVGVVVSEVMKTSMPLTQVRIADGIEAPFCESLENYYELPSRLTIRRLLADYLDQKMLLVSEVLHCADEADKLLAVIPLIKSAVTTAAGSHARLTGSDAAGARNTLNRRIDELATRARAARGTYQRNFKSRQAFAPLAERFGKAGSGDPGRGAKGTAKGGKPAGRPDDARFALTHAACTELLGARDWAGKLSRLTDWLYEPVDDKAAAVLDGLVADLFASGAAVRELFGPDADPSLRLCRLYDVVRGDETSALLASLPDNLRALAHQFDAGRLPQARRAALFHIQVQLGDSRPSARDAKASSFMALLDRLVTEQGVEGGPEMAEAITSRHARTQEQGGLAGLKEAMARLLALMGEPARKINYIQALAQSSLAQRQPRLMLEALDDMAARPRLISSFVDSGSHPVQKMKVLSNTHALLSAAQLPGDIRSKLLHMVDTVFTEFLTENRILEKLDNPELSLRQRVIKLAQLCTQGLLTPGRPLDMARTRLFALVARNGFETLVVSDLTDPAERKRELASLQELLAAVPQPEPRTTEGRGDWVAGRGVDSKPAEPAPTRLLDHGAMAGSGATRLGAPAVEVRVCPSCFAPGFTDMCPACGYRHVPSQRDSFILAPSTMLTGRYRIGRVLGLGGFGITYVGRDERLHALVAVKEYYPSMYSVRMPASALVAPSGAEQAGPYRTGMEKFLDEARLLAQFRTTPEIVDVLDFFTENGTAYMVMEYLEGRSLQEVLNERGGKLPFGEALSVILPVMRGLARVHEKNVLHRDISPDNIYITNDKRSKLLDFGAARMALSQGEQNLTVILKRGYAPLEQYNAGGRQGPWTDVYALCATLYRTLAGQMPADALARIEQDDLVPPSRLGVAIPPAVEKVLLKGLSLRGAERHQDMIELLGDFEAALSGRK; from the coding sequence ATGCTGCGCAAAAAGAAGTCCGCTTACGAGGTTCTGATCTTCCGCGACGAACAGTGGATGCTGGAGCATTTGCTGGATGACGAGGATCAGGCCAAGAGCGCTGCGGACCGGCTGATGCTCCAGCCGACCACGGCCGGCGTCCGAGTCACCAAGAAGATCCTCCGGCAGGACGGCGGCAGCGTCGGCGTCGTCGTCTCCGAAGTGATGAAGACGTCGATGCCGCTGACCCAGGTCCGGATCGCCGACGGCATAGAGGCGCCGTTCTGCGAGTCGCTGGAAAACTACTACGAGCTCCCCAGCCGGCTGACGATCCGCCGCCTGCTGGCCGACTATCTCGACCAGAAGATGCTGCTGGTCAGCGAAGTGCTCCATTGCGCCGACGAGGCGGACAAGCTGCTGGCCGTGATCCCGCTGATCAAGAGCGCGGTGACCACCGCCGCCGGCAGCCACGCCCGGCTGACCGGCAGCGACGCCGCCGGGGCGCGCAACACGCTGAACCGGCGGATCGACGAGCTGGCGACCCGCGCCCGCGCCGCGCGCGGCACCTATCAGCGGAACTTCAAGTCCCGCCAGGCCTTCGCGCCGCTGGCCGAGCGGTTCGGCAAGGCCGGGTCGGGCGACCCGGGGCGCGGGGCCAAGGGAACGGCCAAGGGAGGCAAACCGGCCGGCAGGCCCGACGATGCCCGCTTCGCCCTGACCCATGCCGCCTGCACCGAGCTGCTGGGGGCCCGCGACTGGGCCGGCAAGCTGTCGCGGCTGACCGACTGGCTCTACGAACCGGTCGACGACAAGGCGGCGGCCGTGCTGGACGGGCTGGTCGCCGACCTGTTCGCGTCGGGTGCCGCCGTCCGCGAGCTGTTCGGACCCGATGCCGACCCCAGCCTCCGCCTGTGCCGGCTGTACGACGTGGTCCGGGGCGACGAGACCTCGGCCCTGCTGGCCTCGCTGCCCGACAACCTGCGGGCGCTTGCCCACCAGTTCGACGCCGGCCGGCTGCCCCAGGCTCGCCGGGCGGCGCTGTTCCACATCCAGGTGCAGCTTGGCGACAGCCGCCCGTCCGCGCGCGACGCCAAGGCCTCCTCCTTCATGGCGCTGCTCGACCGGCTGGTGACCGAGCAGGGAGTCGAGGGCGGGCCCGAGATGGCGGAGGCGATCACCTCGCGGCACGCGCGGACCCAGGAACAGGGCGGTCTAGCCGGCCTGAAGGAGGCGATGGCGAGGCTGCTGGCCCTGATGGGCGAGCCGGCGCGCAAGATCAACTATATCCAGGCGCTGGCCCAATCGTCGCTGGCCCAGCGCCAGCCCCGCCTGATGCTGGAAGCCCTGGACGACATGGCGGCCCGGCCGCGCCTGATCAGCAGCTTCGTGGACAGCGGGTCGCACCCGGTCCAGAAGATGAAGGTGCTGAGCAACACCCACGCCCTGCTGAGCGCCGCCCAGCTTCCCGGCGACATCCGGTCCAAGCTGCTCCATATGGTCGACACGGTCTTCACCGAGTTCCTGACCGAGAACCGGATCCTGGAGAAGCTGGACAATCCCGAGTTGAGCCTGCGGCAGCGGGTGATCAAGCTGGCCCAGCTCTGCACCCAGGGCCTGCTGACCCCCGGCCGACCGCTGGACATGGCGCGCACCCGGCTGTTCGCCCTGGTCGCGCGCAACGGCTTCGAGACGCTGGTGGTGTCCGACCTGACCGATCCGGCCGAGCGCAAGCGCGAGCTGGCGTCCCTCCAGGAACTGCTGGCCGCCGTGCCCCAGCCGGAGCCGCGGACCACCGAGGGCCGGGGCGACTGGGTGGCGGGCCGGGGCGTCGACTCGAAGCCCGCCGAGCCGGCGCCGACCCGGCTGCTCGATCACGGCGCCATGGCCGGCTCCGGCGCCACGCGGTTGGGGGCGCCCGCGGTCGAGGTCCGGGTCTGCCCGAGCTGCTTCGCCCCGGGATTCACCGACATGTGCCCCGCATGCGGCTACCGCCACGTGCCGAGCCAGCGCGACAGCTTCATCCTGGCCCCCAGCACCATGCTGACCGGCCGCTACCGGATCGGACGGGTGCTCGGGCTGGGCGGCTTCGGCATCACCTATGTCGGCCGCGACGAACGGCTTCACGCGCTGGTCGCGGTGAAGGAATACTACCCCTCCATGTATTCGGTCCGGATGCCGGCCAGCGCGCTGGTGGCGCCCAGCGGGGCCGAGCAGGCCGGGCCGTACCGGACCGGGATGGAGAAGTTCCTGGACGAGGCGCGCCTGCTGGCCCAGTTCCGCACCACGCCGGAAATCGTGGACGTGCTGGACTTCTTCACCGAGAACGGCACCGCCTACATGGTGATGGAATACCTGGAGGGCCGCTCGCTGCAGGAGGTTCTGAACGAGCGGGGCGGAAAGCTGCCGTTCGGCGAGGCGCTCAGCGTGATCCTGCCGGTGATGCGCGGCCTGGCGCGGGTCCACGAGAAGAACGTGCTCCACCGGGACATCAGCCCGGACAACATCTACATCACCAACGACAAGCGCTCCAAGCTGCTGGACTTCGGCGCCGCCCGCATGGCGCTGTCCCAGGGCGAGCAGAACCTGACGGTGATCCTGAAGCGCGGCTACGCCCCGCTGGAGCAGTATAACGCCGGCGGCCGCCAGGGACCCTGGACCGACGTCTACGCCCTGTGCGCCACCCTCTACCGCACGCTCGCCGGCCAGATGCCGGCCGACGCGCTGGCCCGGATCGAGCAGGACGACCTGGTCCCGCCGTCCCGCCTGGGCGTCGCGATCCCGCCGGCGGTGGAGAAGGTCCTGCTGAAGGGCCTGTCGCTCCGCGGCGCCGAGCGCCACCAGGATATGATCGAGCTCCTGGGCGACTTCGAGGCGGCGCTGTCGGGCCGGAAGTGA
- a CDS encoding zinc-finger domain-containing protein — protein sequence METETVGCDGGGGALGHPMVYLTLSESGRADCPYCGRRFELKPGAKAGHGH from the coding sequence GTGGAGACGGAAACTGTGGGCTGCGACGGCGGCGGCGGCGCGCTCGGCCATCCCATGGTCTACCTGACGCTCAGCGAATCGGGCCGGGCCGACTGCCCCTACTGCGGACGCCGCTTCGAGCTGAAGCCGGGCGCCAAGGCCGGGCACGGCCACTGA
- a CDS encoding ABC transporter ATP-binding protein codes for MNSPSPSVQAAEPTIPTTPLPACAVEVRGLTKTYKAAGRAPAKEALKGIDLAIPRGSLFGLLGPNGAGKSTLINILAGLVNKTGGEARIWGRDIDREARASRAAIGVVPQELNIDPFFTPRELLNLQAGLYGVPKQERITEDLLKAVGLQDKADAYARTLSGGMRRRLMVAKAMVHSPPVLVLDEPTAGVDIELRQMLWEQVRALNRAGTTVLLTTHYLQEAEELCDTIAIINHGQVVAMDSTKALLRRLDSKALVIQLDRDLTAVPAGLDGLQVELPEPRRLVVRYKPSRTRVGDVLAAIQGTGLTIQDLSTVEADLEDIFLQLTRGSHDAEAGDPTLVPGSRR; via the coding sequence ATGAATTCGCCCTCCCCCTCCGTCCAGGCCGCCGAACCGACGATCCCGACCACGCCGCTGCCCGCCTGCGCGGTCGAGGTGCGCGGCCTGACCAAGACCTACAAGGCGGCGGGCCGGGCGCCCGCGAAGGAGGCGCTGAAGGGGATCGACCTGGCGATCCCGCGCGGCTCGCTGTTCGGCCTGCTCGGCCCCAACGGCGCCGGCAAGTCCACGCTGATCAACATCCTGGCCGGGCTGGTCAACAAGACCGGCGGCGAGGCCCGCATCTGGGGCCGCGACATCGACCGCGAGGCCCGCGCCTCGCGCGCGGCGATCGGCGTGGTGCCCCAGGAGCTGAACATCGACCCGTTCTTCACCCCGCGGGAGCTGCTGAACCTCCAGGCCGGCCTGTACGGCGTGCCCAAGCAGGAGCGCATCACCGAGGACCTGCTGAAGGCGGTGGGTCTCCAGGACAAGGCCGACGCCTATGCCCGGACCCTGTCGGGCGGCATGCGGCGGCGGCTGATGGTGGCCAAGGCGATGGTGCATTCCCCGCCGGTGCTGGTGCTGGACGAGCCGACCGCCGGCGTCGACATCGAGCTGCGCCAGATGCTGTGGGAGCAGGTCCGGGCGCTCAACCGCGCCGGCACGACGGTGCTGCTGACCACCCACTACCTTCAGGAGGCGGAGGAGCTGTGCGACACCATCGCGATCATCAACCACGGCCAGGTGGTGGCGATGGACAGCACCAAGGCGCTGCTGCGCCGGCTGGACAGCAAGGCGCTGGTGATCCAGCTCGACCGCGACCTGACGGCGGTGCCCGCCGGGCTGGACGGCCTGCAGGTCGAACTGCCGGAACCGCGCCGGCTGGTGGTGCGCTACAAGCCGAGCCGCACCCGCGTCGGCGACGTGCTGGCGGCGATCCAGGGGACCGGGCTGACGATCCAGGACCTCAGCACGGTGGAGGCCGACCTGGAGGACATCTTCCTCCAGCTGACCCGCGGCTCCCATGATGCCGAGGCCGGCGATCCGACCCTGGTTCCGGGATCGCGGCGCTGA
- a CDS encoding alpha/beta hydrolase produces MAPPSRAGRPRARIALLAALLLAAGCSATFQPRGPMVRAPDLTAERIVTPDGVALPMRLWAPEPDGPPIRAVVLALHGFNDYSNAFEGTGRFFAAHGLATYAYDQRGFGAHDRPGIWPTADTLVADLHTAAALVRRRHPGLPLYLLGESMGGAVILSALAGPPPPGFEPLEPAGTILSAPAVWDRDSMTTLQRAALWVSYRTVPWLRLTAPRELKIKPSDNIEMLRGLSRDPLVIKGTRVDAVEGLVRLMSRAAAAVPRLPAPALVLYGRNEQVIPRAPIEKALAAMPRRVHVAVYDQGYHMLMRDLQGETVLRDMVSWIGDPSAPLPSGAHRQPFSEPAGTEMAGR; encoded by the coding sequence ATGGCGCCGCCGTCCCGGGCCGGACGCCCGCGGGCGCGGATCGCGCTCCTTGCCGCGCTGCTGCTGGCGGCGGGGTGCTCCGCCACCTTCCAGCCGAGGGGACCGATGGTCCGCGCGCCTGACCTGACGGCGGAGCGTATCGTCACGCCGGACGGCGTGGCGCTGCCGATGCGCCTCTGGGCGCCGGAGCCGGACGGGCCGCCGATCCGCGCGGTGGTCCTGGCACTGCACGGGTTCAACGACTATTCCAACGCGTTCGAGGGGACCGGACGCTTCTTCGCGGCCCACGGCCTCGCCACGTACGCCTACGACCAGCGCGGCTTCGGCGCCCATGACAGGCCCGGCATCTGGCCCACCGCGGACACCCTGGTCGCCGACCTGCACACGGCGGCGGCGCTGGTGCGCCGGCGGCATCCCGGCCTGCCCCTGTACCTGCTGGGCGAGAGCATGGGCGGAGCGGTGATCCTGAGCGCGCTGGCCGGTCCGCCCCCGCCCGGGTTCGAGCCGCTGGAGCCGGCGGGCACGATCCTGTCGGCCCCGGCGGTGTGGGACCGCGACTCCATGACCACGCTCCAGCGCGCGGCGCTCTGGGTCAGCTACCGCACGGTCCCCTGGCTGCGGCTGACGGCGCCGCGCGAGCTCAAGATCAAGCCCTCGGACAATATCGAGATGCTGCGCGGGCTGAGCCGCGACCCGCTGGTGATCAAGGGCACCCGGGTCGACGCGGTCGAGGGGCTGGTCCGGCTGATGAGCCGCGCCGCCGCGGCGGTGCCGAGGCTGCCGGCGCCGGCGCTGGTGCTCTATGGCCGCAACGAGCAGGTGATCCCCCGCGCGCCGATCGAGAAGGCGCTCGCGGCCATGCCCCGCCGGGTGCATGTCGCGGTCTACGACCAGGGCTACCATATGCTGATGCGGGACCTCCAGGGGGAGACCGTGCTGCGCGACATGGTCAGCTGGATCGGCGATCCGTCCGCGCCGCTGCCCAGCGGTGCCCACCGGCAGCCCTTCTCCGAACCGGCGGGCACCGAGATGGCCGGCCGGTGA